The genomic region TGAATGGCTTCCCAACGCCCAGGGAGAAGACGTCGTAGCTGGGATCAGAACACCGAATCCCGTTAACAGGGCCGGAAAGACCGAGGACACAATGCACCTCCCTTCACTCGAAGAGGCTATGCCTAAACTCTATAAGGAATTATTTGCGATTCAAAAAAAGCTTGAGAAACACTATACCGACATGCAGGACATAGAGTTCACGATCGAGGACGGAAGGCTCTGGATGCTCCAGACAAGGGTTGGCAAAAGGAATGGCCAAGCCGCCATTCGCATGGCCGTTGAGATGGCGAAATCGAAGCTCATATCAAAAGAGACAGCACTCCTCCGTGTTAAGCCTGAGCAGATAGACGAGCTCCTTCATCCAAGTGTCGCCCCCGTGGCCGAGAAGAAGGCCTTTGAACTTGCGAAGGGCCTTCCCGCAGGCCCCGGCGGTGCCGTCGGACGGATTGTTCTCACCGCCGATGACGCCGAGGCATGGGCGAAGAGAGGTGAGAAGGTCATCCTTGTGAGGAATGAAACATCTCCCGAGGACGTGCACGGAATGCATGCTGCCGAGGCAATCCTTACGGCAAAGGGTGGGATGACAAGCCACGCGGCCCTTGTTGCGAGGGGCTGGGGCAAATGCTGTATCGTCGGGTGCTCTGCCCTTATTATCGATAATCGGCAAAAGGAAATCCGTGTGAACGGGAAGGCATTGAAGGAAGGCGATTGGATAACGCTCAACGGCACAAAGGGAAGAGTATACGAGGGGAGACTCGATCTTTTGCCCGCCGACCCTGAACACAATCCCTGGTATAAAGAACTCATGAAATGGGCCGACCAGTTTAGGACCCTCAAAGTAAGGACGAATGCCGATACGCCAAATGATGCAACAGTTGCTAGGACCTTCGGCGCCGAGGGGATAGGCCTCTGCAGGACTGAACATATGTTCTTCGGTCCCGACAGGATAAAGGCAGTCAGAGAGATGATCCTTTCCGACACCATAGAAGGAAGGAAAAGAGCCCTCGCAAAACTCCTTCCCTATCAGAAAGAAGACTTTATCGGCATATTCAGGGCCATGGACGGGCTGCCGGTCACGATAAGACTCCTTGACCCGCCCCTCCATGAGTTTCTGCCGCACACCGACAGGGAGCTCGATGAACTTTCAGAGGAGATGGGGGTATCCTTTGATCAGTTGAGCGCAAAGAACAGATCCCTTCATGAGTTCAATCCGATGCTCGGACACCGCGGCTGCCGTCTTGGCGTCACCTATCCGGAAATATACGAGATGCAGGTGCAGGCCATCACGGAGGCTGCCTGCGAACTCGCGAAGCAAAAGGTCAAGGTCATACCAGAGATCATGATCCCCCTTGTGGGCCACGTGAATGAACTCGCCGTAATGAGGACGCTAACGGTGTCCACGGCTGAAAGGGTTCAGAAAGAGTACAAAGTCAGGGTTCCTTACACCGTGGGCACCATGATAGAACTGCCTCGTGCCTGCACCACGTCCGATGAGATAGCATCACAGGCAGACTTTTATTCCTTCGGTACGAATGATCTTACCCAGACGGTGTACGGTCTTTCGAGGGACGATGCCGGAAGATTCCTTCCCTTTTACATAGAGAGCGGTCTGCTGAAGGAAGATCCCTTTATCTCGATCGATACGAATGGAGTCGGCGCCTTTATGAGGATCGCTGTCGAAAAGGGCAGGAAGGTCAAGAAAGACCTCAAGATGGGGATATGCGGTGAGCACGGCGGCGAACCGAAATCTGTCGAGTTCTGCCACACCCTGGGACTCAACTACGTCAGCTGCTCGCCTTACCGGGTGCCGATTGCACGCTTTGCCGCAGCACAGGCCTCGCTGAAAGAGAAGAAGAGATAATTCGGGTCGCTACAGGCAAAGGGAGAGTAGAGATTCTGCGACGCGCCGAGACTGATTGCCGGAGAGGGGAAGAATGCGGCCATCCACTACCGTTTCTCGGTCTACCCTTGCCTGAATGATCTCTGTCGCAATATGTTATTATAAAAAATACTACGTTCGAGAAAGGCGGTGATGGTATGTCACTTGAAAAGGAAAGGAAACAGACGCTCATAGGCGAATACAAGATTCACGAAAAGGATACGGGCTCACCGGAGGTTCAGATAGCAATTCTGAGCGAGAGGATAACCTATCTCACCGAGCATTTTAAGGCCCACAAGAATGACCACCATTCTCGCCGCGGACTCTTGAAGCTTGTCAGCCAGCGGAGAAGCCTCCTGGATTATCTGAAAGGCAAAAACAAGGAACGCTACGAAAAAGTTGTAGAGCGATTAGGGCTCAGGAGATAGGAGAAGGGTATTAATGACTACAGTAGAGGTTGACGTTCGAGGCAAAGCACTATCGATTGAAACAGGAGAAATAGCGAAACAATCAGACGGTTCTGTTGTTATCAGATACGGTGATACCGTACTTCTCGCCACGGCAGTTGCTAACAAAAAGATCAAAGAGGGCCTTGATTTCTTTCCCCTTACCATAGATTACCAGGAGAAGACCTTTTCAGCCGGAAAAATACCCGGCGGATACTTCAAACGCGAGGGAAGACCGACGGAAAAAGAGGTACTCACTTCCCGCCTCATAGACCGGCCGATACGACCGCTCTTCCCAAAGGGTTTTCTGTCCGAGACACAGGGCATCGTCTCTGTCCTCTCCTACGGCGAAGAGAACGTATCCGATGTCCTCGGGATAACAGGAATGTCAGCGGCTTTGGTCATTTCTGACATCCCCTTTGAGGGGCCCGTTGCGGGCGTGAGGGTCGGCCTCCTGAACGGTGAACTGATCATCAATCCCGCCCTTTCGGAATTGGAGAACCTTGAACTCAATATTGTCGTTGCAGGTACGGAAGATGCCGTTCTGATGGTCGAGGGAGGCGCGTCGGAGGTATCGGAAAAGATCCTCCTCGATGCCATTGAATTTGCCCATTCCGAGATCAAACGGATTGTGGCAGTCCAGAAGGAGTTGAGGGCTCTCGTCGGCAGGCCGAAGAGGACCGTCGTCGAGAAGACAGTGGACGAAGAACTCCAGAGGAGTGTCCGGGAATACGCCCTCGAACGGATCAAAGAGCACATTATGATTCCGGGAAAGCAGCGTCGCCAGGAAGCCCTCGATATTCTCCTGGATGCAACGCTGAAGCATTTCGAGGCTGATGAGAAGGGGCTCACCAAGGACATCGCAGATATCTTCTTTGACATAGAGAAAGACCTTGTACGGAGGATGATTATCGACGATGGCATACGGTCGGACGGCAGGAGACCCGATGAGATTCGACAGATAACATCGCGCGTCGGCTTCCTTCCGAGGGCCCATGGTTCGGCCCTCTTTGTGAGGGGTGAAACGCAGGCCCTCGTTGCGGTCACTCTCGGCACTGCCGATGATGAACAGAAGATCGAGACCCTGGAAGGAGAGACGTATAAGACCTTCATGCTTCACTACAATTTTCCGCCCTTCAGTGTCGGTGAAGTGAAACCGTTGCGGTCTCCCGGTAGACGTGAGATCGGCCACGGCGCCCTCGCCGAGCGTGCGATGAAACCGGTGATACCTTCGAAAGAGGCTTTCCCCTATACGATACGGGTTGTCTCCGATATCCTGGAATCGAATGGGTCCTCTTCCATGGCGACGGTCTGCGGCTCGACCCTCGCGCTCATGGATGCGGGAGTGCCGATCAAGGCCCCCGTTGCCGGTATAGCCATGGGAATGATCCAGGAAGGCAGCAAGACTGTTGTCCTTACCGATATCCTCGGTCTTGAGGATCATCTCGGCGATATGGATTTCAAGGTCACGGGGACAGAGGCAGGGATCACGGCATTCCAGATGGATTTGAAGACAGGCGGTGTCAGTAAGGACGTTATGGCCAAGGCCCTCGAGCAGGCGCGGCAGGGAAGACTCTTTATTATCGGAAAGATTAAGGAGGCCTTGTCAGCACCACGGGAAAATCTTGCCCCCCATGCCCCGAGAATCTATACCATGCAGATCGACAAAGAGAAGATCCGCGAGGTTATCGGGACGGGAGGGAAGGTAATCCGGGGTATCATAGAGCAGACAGGCGTCAAGATAGACATCAACGATGCAGGAATCATCAATATAGCCTCTGCCGATGAATCCTCAGCAGAGAAGGCTATCAATATCATTAAAGGCATTATCGCTGAGGCTGAGTTGGGCGCCATTTACCACGGCAAGGTGAAGAGGATTATGGACTTCGGCGCCTTTGTCGAGATCCTTCCGGGGACAGAAGGACTCCTCCATATATCGCAGATTGCCGAGAAGAGGATCGCGAAGGTTACCGACGAGCTCCAGGAGGGAGATGAGGTACTCGTCAAGGTGATCGAGATCGATAAAATGGGAAGAATCAGGCTCAGCAGAAAAGAAGCGATGAGGGAAAGGGAAGGAAGATAAGGGCTCTCTCTTCCCCTCGGTGTTCTTGGCTCGGACGTATGCAGCCGGCCTGAACCTAGTTTTCCGTTGTCGGGCGATACCCGCTCGATAATCCTTAGGAGACGAAGGGACGGTGCACCGTGCCTCGTGCTTTCGTTGAACTCACGGATCCTGAAAGAGCCGGCGGAGACCGACGATGTTCAAAAAGTATCATCTTGACAATGGCATCCCCCTTGTTGCGGAGCAGATCCGGAATGTCCGTTCAGTCTCTCTCGGGATATGGGTGAAGGTCGGATCCCGTTACGAATCGACGGACTCAAACGGCATATCCCACTTTCTCGAGCATATGTTCTTCAAGGGGACAAAGAGACGCTCCGCGCGCGACATTGCCGTTGAGATTGACTCCGTCGGAGGAGATCTCAATGCCTTTACTTCCCGTGAGGCAACTACCTTCTATGTAAAGGTTCTCGATGAGCACATCGAAAGGGGCATTGATCTCCTGACCGATCTTTTTCTCCATTCCACCTTCCCCGCTGGCGACCTCGAAAAGGAGAAGAGGATCATCAAGGAAGAGATTAAGATGGTCGAGGATA from Thermodesulfovibrionales bacterium harbors:
- the pnp gene encoding polyribonucleotide nucleotidyltransferase, encoding MTTVEVDVRGKALSIETGEIAKQSDGSVVIRYGDTVLLATAVANKKIKEGLDFFPLTIDYQEKTFSAGKIPGGYFKREGRPTEKEVLTSRLIDRPIRPLFPKGFLSETQGIVSVLSYGEENVSDVLGITGMSAALVISDIPFEGPVAGVRVGLLNGELIINPALSELENLELNIVVAGTEDAVLMVEGGASEVSEKILLDAIEFAHSEIKRIVAVQKELRALVGRPKRTVVEKTVDEELQRSVREYALERIKEHIMIPGKQRRQEALDILLDATLKHFEADEKGLTKDIADIFFDIEKDLVRRMIIDDGIRSDGRRPDEIRQITSRVGFLPRAHGSALFVRGETQALVAVTLGTADDEQKIETLEGETYKTFMLHYNFPPFSVGEVKPLRSPGRREIGHGALAERAMKPVIPSKEAFPYTIRVVSDILESNGSSSMATVCGSTLALMDAGVPIKAPVAGIAMGMIQEGSKTVVLTDILGLEDHLGDMDFKVTGTEAGITAFQMDLKTGGVSKDVMAKALEQARQGRLFIIGKIKEALSAPRENLAPHAPRIYTMQIDKEKIREVIGTGGKVIRGIIEQTGVKIDINDAGIINIASADESSAEKAINIIKGIIAEAELGAIYHGKVKRIMDFGAFVEILPGTEGLLHISQIAEKRIAKVTDELQEGDEVLVKVIEIDKMGRIRLSRKEAMREREGR
- the ppdK gene encoding pyruvate, phosphate dikinase; the protein is MAKSAKKYVYFFGNGKADGKAEMKNLLGGKGANLAEMTNLSIPVPPGFTITTEVCTLYYKNNRKYPPELKKQVDASLAKVEKIIGKKFGDPTNPLLVSIRSGARSSMPGMMETVLNVGLTTKTIPALIKKTQNERFVYDAYRRLLMMYSDVVMEKAAGIEPHDGEGIRQKLEHAMERTKKEKGYKSDTDLTVDDLKTLCDEFRVIIRHTLKKDFPDTAQEQLWGGIGAVFQSWMGKRAVSYRKIEKIPEEWGTAVNVQSMVFGNTGDNSATGVAFTRNPATGEDMFFGEWLPNAQGEDVVAGIRTPNPVNRAGKTEDTMHLPSLEEAMPKLYKELFAIQKKLEKHYTDMQDIEFTIEDGRLWMLQTRVGKRNGQAAIRMAVEMAKSKLISKETALLRVKPEQIDELLHPSVAPVAEKKAFELAKGLPAGPGGAVGRIVLTADDAEAWAKRGEKVILVRNETSPEDVHGMHAAEAILTAKGGMTSHAALVARGWGKCCIVGCSALIIDNRQKEIRVNGKALKEGDWITLNGTKGRVYEGRLDLLPADPEHNPWYKELMKWADQFRTLKVRTNADTPNDATVARTFGAEGIGLCRTEHMFFGPDRIKAVREMILSDTIEGRKRALAKLLPYQKEDFIGIFRAMDGLPVTIRLLDPPLHEFLPHTDRELDELSEEMGVSFDQLSAKNRSLHEFNPMLGHRGCRLGVTYPEIYEMQVQAITEAACELAKQKVKVIPEIMIPLVGHVNELAVMRTLTVSTAERVQKEYKVRVPYTVGTMIELPRACTTSDEIASQADFYSFGTNDLTQTVYGLSRDDAGRFLPFYIESGLLKEDPFISIDTNGVGAFMRIAVEKGRKVKKDLKMGICGEHGGEPKSVEFCHTLGLNYVSCSPYRVPIARFAAAQASLKEKKR
- the rpsO gene encoding 30S ribosomal protein S15; amino-acid sequence: MSLEKERKQTLIGEYKIHEKDTGSPEVQIAILSERITYLTEHFKAHKNDHHSRRGLLKLVSQRRSLLDYLKGKNKERYEKVVERLGLRR